From Dermacentor albipictus isolate Rhodes 1998 colony chromosome 8, USDA_Dalb.pri_finalv2, whole genome shotgun sequence:
CTGTGAATCTTTCAGATGCAAGAGCAATgtgatgcaatatttattgaAACTTGTCTGTGATATGTTGCATATGTCTCTACTGCTGCAGTACTCACTATTCTCGCACTTATTCAATGTAGAGACTGTCGCACGTGATGTGTACATAAACAAGTGTTaccaaaaaaaatggctgtatgTGGAAGGGTGAAATAATACGGAAAGGTGCAGTGTTGCTCTGGTGCTTTTATTTGCATGGCGCTTTATTTGCAGTGCTAGCTTGCACTGTGGAAATGTAATTACACAATCTGCAATATTCCATTCCCCGAGTTCAGCTATTTACAATTGAGGGCACTTTCTTGAAATCTATCAACTGCTCATGCGTGCCACACTTCACGGGAGCCACAGCATTTGACATGTCGGATGACCAGGTGGACGGCATTTTTGTCACTACAAAGGAACTTTGCGGTTGCTGCGAGACAAAATGGTGCAGGAACTAGAAGTTGCACGTGCAACAGCACGTTCAATGGAGCCGAAGGGGTGACGTACACTGTACATTTTGGATTTTGGGAGCTTCTCTGCGACGAATAGAAAGCGAGTAGACAGGCGCTTATGTCCATCAACGTGTAAGGGAACACAGAACTCTCACCGATACGAGTAGAAATAACTATGACAACTGCAGGCTACATGCATGGCACGCAGGGCATCTAGTTGACGACCGCAGCAACATGCAAACCATGGCAGACCCTTTGAAAATACACTTatttttagcttgctttcaatcttATATGTCGCCACTAAACATACTTCACTTAGTATAATTGCAGGCCTTACATAACGGTTCActacacaacttttacattccttGACACGtcatgaatgctttgcattacataaACATCAACCACAACTTAGCATGGGAAATCTGTCTGCAATTTCACAGCATGAAACGCACAATGCAATTTTTTGGCATATGTTATGCTACAACTGTGTGCATGCACCTAGCGATGCTGACGCTGCTGTTGACGTCGCAGCTGCCGCCGAACACTTCTCAGGTAATGTATGCGCTGCGCACTGGTTGTCCCAAACATGCCAATCACAGAGTCACGGACAGCCCGGCCTCTCAAAGAATTCATTCTCGACCCTGTGTTTCGGGGCAGACCTTGCGGAATGGGGTCGCCATTACCGCAGAGCTCagtactactgctgctgctgacaTCATCGCTGTCATCATCGCCCGAGTCTATGTTGCCCTCAGAGAGGCGAAGGTTGTGCAACACAGCACATGCCGCGACAATGTTGGCTGCACGTTCCGGCTCGTAGAGGAGGGTGCAATATTGCTGAAGACAGCGGAAACGGCTCTTTAAGAGCCCAATGCACCTCTCCACTACGGAACGCATGGCGCCATGTGCTGTGTTGTACTGCCCCTCGGCTGTCTGCGCTGGAGGATGGCCAGGAACTGGGATCAGGAGCCACGGCTCCAAGGGGTAGCCACTGTCACCTGCACGAAAATGGAAATAGTACATTGAGTACTCCTCTGACGAGAGGCAAGTTGTAAACTTAGGAAATCTACAGCAGGCTTCAGGGTGAATCCCAAGTAAAACCATGAGTTGAGCATGTCCATACCCGACACAAACGGTTAACAAATTTACAAGTGCACTACTCGGTGCCTGCCACAAGCAGAAGAAATCAACACTTGATGGTACTATCAAtgacagtagtagcagtagcagcactAATGTTTGctcatttcttctgcttctggcaGGCACTGGGTGTAGTAGCAGCACTAATACGTATTGCTTTCATCTGCTCCTTGCAAGCACATAATGTGCTTGTAACTTAACACTTCGAACATTGAGAATGGTTGCAGTCACAATGGTGACAATGGTGACCTCATGTTTTTTTACTCCCGACTTATGTGCCTGTAATTTGGTTAAAAGTTTGGGTTGGAGCGGACACGGCGTTCTGCGCTACTGAAGCGTGACTGCGCCAAAAAAGGTGTTTTGCCTCACCGAGGAGGTATTCTCCGGGATTCACGATGCGGCCCGCTTGAAACCGCCGGCGCAGCCATGTCGTGCGCCAGACAAAAGCGTCGTGGTCCGACCCCGGTCGTAGAGGGTCCACGGCCAAGATTTTcatgtccgcatcgcagatctgGTAAAACGTAAACGGAGAAAGTGCCCGATGACATGAGCAACATAACTGTCAAAAAGGATCGGCACCAGAAAACGTGAGGTTTACTTACGAAgatgcagttgagggcgtagTATCACTTGCGGCACATGAACGCAGCCTTGCGCTCACCCTTCGGTGCGACAATAGCTACGAGGCTGCCGTCAACGCATCATATGACGCCGGGGATAGCACCGCACCGAAGAAAACCTTCCTTCACGGCTGCCTTTTCCTCGGCCGCCTTAGGAAAATGCACCCACTTGTTGAGCACCCCGGCGTTCACAACAGCCTCTGCCACCCGTCGCACGCACTCGCTCACTGTCGACTGCGACACAcgaatcgtctcctcgctcccAACGGACGCTTGGAAGCTCCCAGTGGCAAAGAAGCGCAGCGCGCACAACACCTTCCGCTCCACCGACAGTCCCGTCGCTCGCTCTGCTTCTAGTTCCCCCGCCAGTTCCTCGCACAACAACCGCACCGATCCCTTTGAGAGTCGAAAATGCCGTCGAAAATGGTCATCCGGCATGTCAAACGCGTCGTCTGGCTCTCCGTGTTCACGTCGGCGACGGTGAAGAGCCACGGCCATAGCAATCAGAGGGGCGGCCATTTTTTTTATGCCTTCGGAAAAGAACCTGCCTCTGGCCGTGCCAAAAATC
This genomic window contains:
- the LOC135896337 gene encoding putative nuclease HARBI1, which gives rise to MKILAVDPLRPGSDHDAFVWRTTWLRRRFQAGRIVNPGEYLLGDSGYPLEPWLLIPVPGHPPAQTAEGQYNTAHGAMRSVVERCIGLLKSRFRCLQQYCTLLYEPERAANIVAACAVLHNLRLSEGNIDSGDDDSDDVSSSSSTELCGNGDPIPQATAKFLCSDKNAVHLVIRHVKCCGSREVWHA
- the LOC135896344 gene encoding putative nuclease HARBI1 — encoded protein: MAVALHRRRREHGEPDDAFDMPDDHFRRHFRLSKGSVRLLCEELAGELEAERATGLSVERKVLCALRFFATGSFQASVGSEETIRVSQSTVSECVRRVAEAVVNAGVLNKWVHFPKAAEEKAAVKEGFLRCGAIPGVI